One genomic window of Deinococcus deserti VCD115 includes the following:
- the dbpA gene encoding ATP-dependent RNA helicase DbpA: protein MHMSPFNVLPLKAAFLANLDTLGYREMTTIQQRSLPHVLKGRDLLAQAETGSGKTVAFGIGILHRLDPARLKVQGLVLCPTRELADQVANELRRLARGEGNIKVLTLTGGVPLRHQVTSLEHGVHIVVGTPGRIRDHLARGSINLEDVHTLVLDEADRMTDMGFYDEMASIVCACPRTRQTLLFSATYPDNIKQTTAEFLNDPVEVVVDAQHTATQIKQLFYEIGFDERDAAIGRLLNHFKPLSTLVFCNTRVHCRELAEELQAQGFSALGLHGDLEQRERDEILVLFSNRSCSVLVATDVAARGLDISRLDAVMNADVSRDTEVHVHRVGRTGRAGEAGLALTLCSPNEKKWVSLIEDYQKTTVQWANLDDLDSETAETSPAPMVTLWIMGGKKDKLRPGDVLGALTGDAGLLREQVGKITVSEFMTYVAIDRIVADQAFQRLTRGGAPGRNVGAFKGRSFKMRLIKV, encoded by the coding sequence ATGCATATGTCACCGTTTAACGTCTTACCGTTGAAAGCTGCTTTCCTGGCCAATCTCGATACACTGGGCTACCGCGAGATGACGACCATTCAGCAGAGGAGCCTTCCGCATGTCTTAAAAGGACGTGACCTGCTTGCCCAGGCCGAGACTGGCAGTGGAAAAACAGTTGCCTTTGGCATCGGCATTCTGCACAGGCTTGATCCAGCGCGGCTCAAGGTACAGGGTCTGGTGCTGTGTCCCACACGCGAACTGGCTGACCAGGTGGCCAACGAATTGAGGCGTCTGGCGCGCGGCGAAGGCAACATCAAAGTGCTGACTCTTACCGGCGGCGTACCTCTGCGCCATCAGGTGACTTCCCTTGAACATGGGGTGCATATCGTAGTGGGTACCCCTGGACGCATCCGTGATCATCTCGCCCGGGGCAGCATCAACCTGGAGGATGTGCACACCCTGGTGCTGGACGAAGCGGACCGTATGACCGACATGGGCTTTTATGATGAGATGGCCAGTATTGTCTGTGCCTGCCCCAGAACGCGTCAGACCCTGCTGTTTTCAGCCACCTATCCGGACAACATCAAGCAGACCACCGCAGAGTTCCTGAACGATCCTGTGGAAGTGGTCGTGGACGCACAGCACACAGCCACTCAGATCAAGCAGCTATTCTATGAAATCGGTTTCGACGAACGTGATGCGGCCATCGGGCGCCTGCTCAATCATTTTAAGCCGCTCTCAACGCTGGTCTTCTGCAATACCAGGGTGCATTGCCGGGAGCTTGCCGAAGAATTGCAGGCCCAGGGCTTTTCGGCCCTGGGCCTGCACGGTGACCTTGAGCAACGCGAACGTGACGAAATCCTGGTGCTGTTTTCTAACCGCAGCTGTTCCGTACTGGTTGCCACGGACGTCGCCGCGCGTGGTCTCGATATTTCGCGGCTGGACGCAGTGATGAATGCCGACGTGTCCAGGGATACAGAAGTGCATGTCCACCGTGTCGGTCGAACAGGTCGTGCCGGAGAAGCAGGCCTGGCCCTGACACTATGCTCGCCGAACGAGAAAAAGTGGGTCAGCCTGATCGAGGACTATCAGAAGACCACTGTCCAGTGGGCGAATCTCGACGACCTTGACTCAGAGACTGCTGAAACCTCGCCTGCTCCAATGGTCACGCTATGGATCATGGGCGGCAAAAAGGACAAGCTGCGCCCAGGTGATGTGTTGGGTGCCCTTACCGGCGACGCAGGTTTACTTAGGGAGCAGGTGGGCAAGATCACCGTAAGTGAATTCATGACTTATGTGGCGATTGACCGGATCGTAGCCGACCAGGCTTTCCAGCGCCTGACCAGAGGCGGGGCGCCAGGCCGTAATGTGGGCGCCTTTAAGGGCCGCAGCTTCAAAATGCGGCTCATCAAAGTCTAG
- a CDS encoding DUF6328 family protein — translation MSGTDESSTIEPFDDLLQEIRVLLSGSQVLTAFLVTLPFSSGFARLDATERNVYAATFLAALLSLVLFATPAAYHRLVWPVPNRRRFKQLGTKLVVVGLIPLSASWILATHLVLGEVLNSRLSNVITTFVALVIGALWWAWPLIRRTRMEGQSSQQRG, via the coding sequence ATGTCCGGAACCGATGAGTCGTCCACCATTGAACCGTTCGACGATCTTCTGCAGGAAATTCGTGTCCTGCTTTCCGGCTCACAGGTTCTGACCGCTTTTCTGGTAACTCTGCCGTTCAGTAGCGGCTTTGCGCGTCTGGATGCCACAGAACGCAACGTTTACGCAGCGACGTTTCTGGCAGCACTCCTCAGCCTTGTTTTGTTCGCAACGCCCGCCGCGTATCACCGTCTGGTGTGGCCCGTTCCGAATAGGAGGCGCTTCAAACAGTTGGGAACCAAGCTCGTGGTCGTCGGCCTGATACCGTTATCAGCCTCCTGGATCCTGGCCACACATCTGGTGCTGGGCGAGGTGCTCAACAGCCGCTTATCCAATGTCATTACAACGTTTGTGGCACTTGTCATTGGGGCCCTGTGGTGGGCGTGGCCGCTGATCAGGCGTACGCGCATGGAGGGACAGAGCAGTCAGCAACGGGGGTAG
- a CDS encoding NAD(P)/FAD-dependent oxidoreductase — protein sequence MHADVAIIGAGIIGAASAWRLAQRGLKVLVLEQGSPAGGSTGKSAAGVRAQFATPTNILLSHYSIQEYAELPQSGYHAGGYLLLIPDTQWAAHQKSVALQQQLGVPTQVLTPAQAQLHTVFDQAGLGGCTFCSTDGSVDAHGLTMTYVSQARGAGARFLLDTPVTHIRQQGELWLLSTPAGTVQARLVLNAAGAWAGEVGTKAGLNIPVQPARRMVFTTGPVKLPKPLPMVFDLDSGVWLRSEGERLIMGRADPSDVGWQEGMDWSWLEPTLEAAIQRFPWLETATLDRKASWWGYYEVTPDHQAIVGKMPGVDGWLNACGFSGHGVMHAAAIARVVAQEAVGETPFIDIDPLRYDRFAQGHRGMMDIQV from the coding sequence ATGCACGCCGACGTTGCCATCATCGGCGCGGGAATCATTGGTGCCGCAAGCGCCTGGCGACTCGCACAGCGCGGCCTGAAGGTCCTGGTGCTTGAACAGGGTAGCCCAGCCGGAGGATCGACAGGGAAAAGCGCTGCTGGCGTCCGTGCACAGTTTGCCACTCCAACAAATATCCTGCTTTCGCACTACAGCATTCAGGAATACGCCGAGTTGCCACAGTCGGGCTACCACGCAGGAGGTTATCTTTTGCTGATACCAGACACGCAGTGGGCCGCACACCAGAAAAGTGTCGCCCTGCAACAGCAACTGGGAGTGCCTACACAGGTGCTGACGCCTGCGCAAGCGCAACTCCATACGGTGTTCGACCAAGCTGGCCTGGGCGGTTGCACCTTTTGCAGCACCGACGGGTCTGTCGACGCGCACGGGCTCACCATGACCTATGTCTCTCAGGCGCGCGGGGCAGGCGCACGCTTCCTGTTGGACACGCCTGTGACCCATATCCGGCAGCAGGGGGAATTGTGGCTGCTCTCTACGCCGGCAGGAACTGTGCAAGCCCGCCTAGTCCTGAATGCGGCAGGCGCCTGGGCAGGTGAGGTGGGTACAAAGGCTGGACTGAATATCCCTGTTCAACCTGCCCGGCGCATGGTGTTTACCACCGGTCCTGTGAAACTGCCCAAACCACTGCCCATGGTGTTTGATCTGGACAGTGGCGTATGGCTGCGCTCTGAAGGCGAACGGCTGATCATGGGGCGTGCAGACCCCTCAGATGTGGGCTGGCAGGAAGGCATGGACTGGAGCTGGCTGGAACCTACCCTGGAGGCGGCTATTCAACGGTTTCCCTGGCTCGAAACCGCCACGCTTGACCGCAAGGCAAGCTGGTGGGGCTATTACGAGGTCACGCCAGATCACCAGGCTATCGTGGGAAAAATGCCGGGTGTGGACGGCTGGCTCAATGCGTGCGGCTTCTCTGGGCATGGCGTGATGCACGCCGCTGCCATCGCAAGGGTGGTGGCACAGGAGGCGGTAGGGGAGACCCCCTTCATTGACATTGACCCGCTGCGGTACGACCGGTTTGCTCAAGGCCACCGTGGGATGATGGATATTCAGGTGTGA
- a CDS encoding DHCW motif cupin fold protein, producing the protein MHMQNIPFGTTDWAAVEETTHPGEQGVAYWRTRLFGDIRVRRVQYVAGYVADHWCTKGHILLVLDGQLETTLEDGRSFTLTAGMSYQVADGAEAHRSSAPQGATLFIVD; encoded by the coding sequence ATGCACATGCAGAATATTCCCTTTGGTACGACCGACTGGGCAGCGGTTGAGGAAACGACCCATCCCGGCGAACAGGGCGTGGCCTACTGGCGGACCCGGCTCTTTGGCGACATACGGGTTCGCAGGGTGCAGTACGTGGCCGGATACGTGGCCGATCACTGGTGCACCAAAGGGCATATCCTCCTGGTGCTGGATGGGCAGTTGGAGACGACACTGGAAGATGGCCGTAGCTTTACGTTGACTGCCGGAATGAGTTACCAGGTTGCGGACGGTGCGGAAGCCCACCGCTCGTCTGCACCTCAGGGTGCCACCCTCTTCATCGTGGACTGA
- a CDS encoding replication initiator protein A, whose translation MDKPSDLRIFEMDLTRSGIISVQRDMPTELTSWVSDYSISGNHYRVEATARYGRPHGTDNDVMVALQSLFLRNGCPEHNRVSLTANQLLLQSYGRNTSKDYQNLRASLMRLAGTNWTLYQNATDPKTRRTKGITTTNFMFTLEMEDHSASDHDFSHRDLDDSSHIIVKFADTFAQSIRLGFFQMLDVHLMQRLGHTNARSLYRVIQGHRIQPDGSLAPSLDLRLADWMSACGLETDRLDNARRILDAAHRRLLDEDFLQDVELTGRGRNATLHYAFQGVPEPSQVEQLMAHRVTRPVAETLAADYPERVTPAISVIEERLKGGWRPRSVSAALVDAIRNPEKWGYTPPPSRHGPKAASVPQPALHSPQEAEPLTTPRETARTLLRLRLGRDCSLFAQHEIDQLSDAGMQALIEALHRPKEEGLPLVSSILNHVTL comes from the coding sequence ATGGATAAGCCGTCGGACCTGAGGATCTTCGAGATGGACCTGACGCGGTCAGGCATTATCAGCGTTCAGCGGGACATGCCGACCGAGCTTACCTCCTGGGTTTCTGACTATTCCATCAGTGGCAACCACTACCGCGTCGAAGCTACAGCCCGGTACGGCCGACCTCACGGCACTGATAACGACGTCATGGTCGCTCTGCAAAGCCTGTTTCTCCGTAATGGCTGCCCGGAACATAACCGTGTGTCACTTACGGCCAATCAACTGCTGCTTCAAAGCTATGGGCGTAACACCAGCAAGGACTACCAGAATTTGCGCGCCTCACTCATGCGTCTGGCTGGAACCAACTGGACGCTGTATCAGAACGCCACAGACCCCAAGACTCGGCGCACCAAAGGCATTACCACAACGAATTTCATGTTCACACTGGAAATGGAGGACCACAGCGCCAGTGATCATGACTTCAGCCACCGTGACCTTGACGACAGCAGTCACATCATCGTGAAGTTCGCCGATACGTTCGCGCAGTCCATCCGGCTAGGCTTCTTCCAGATGCTGGATGTTCACCTGATGCAGCGGCTTGGGCACACCAACGCCCGAAGCCTTTACCGCGTCATCCAGGGGCACCGCATCCAGCCTGACGGTTCCCTTGCGCCGAGTCTGGACCTGCGACTCGCCGACTGGATGAGCGCATGTGGTCTTGAAACAGACCGCCTCGATAATGCCCGCCGCATCCTGGACGCCGCGCACAGACGTCTCCTGGACGAGGATTTCCTACAGGATGTGGAGCTTACCGGCCGGGGACGGAATGCCACGCTGCACTACGCTTTTCAGGGTGTACCAGAGCCTTCCCAGGTAGAGCAGCTGATGGCCCACCGCGTCACACGACCGGTCGCGGAAACTCTTGCCGCAGATTATCCCGAGCGCGTTACGCCGGCGATTAGCGTGATCGAAGAACGCCTTAAAGGTGGGTGGCGGCCACGATCGGTCAGTGCTGCCCTGGTGGACGCGATTCGAAACCCGGAAAAGTGGGGGTATACGCCTCCGCCTTCAAGGCACGGGCCGAAAGCCGCTTCAGTGCCACAACCTGCGCTGCACAGTCCACAGGAGGCAGAACCGCTGACGACCCCACGGGAGACAGCACGAACCCTTCTGCGCCTGCGCCTGGGCCGCGATTGCTCCCTCTTTGCCCAGCATGAGATCGACCAGCTGTCCGACGCTGGCATGCAGGCGTTGATTGAAGCACTCCACAGACCCAAGGAAGAGGGCCTTCCGCTCGTCAGCAGCATCCTTAACCACGTCACGCTGTAA
- a CDS encoding ParB/RepB/Spo0J family partition protein: MTRKRPTMPAGLDAMLGATAQAMQNTLATRALPVDALTPGRQQPRRTFDQPALEALADSIRAEGVLQPLLVRPVAGGHEIVAGERRWRAAQLAGLREVPVFIRELDDRQALAAGLMENLQRQDLNVMDEVDAKLTLVALTLGLERDAARTRVMQLLREEAGPDHTLLEELFRPLGESWTAFAKNKLRVLNWPAPVVEALRKGLPRTLASLIVSAPEAHHPALLKLGLAGATREQLQAEISRLPGPEVSRSDPASVLARKLSSRRFLASLTPDARKALDRWIAKMPAELRTLLDD; this comes from the coding sequence ATGACCCGTAAGCGCCCCACCATGCCTGCCGGTCTCGACGCGATGCTGGGCGCAACGGCACAGGCCATGCAGAATACTCTGGCCACAAGAGCTCTGCCCGTAGACGCGTTGACCCCCGGCCGCCAGCAACCACGGCGAACATTCGATCAACCAGCACTGGAGGCTTTGGCAGACAGCATACGCGCAGAAGGGGTGCTTCAACCTCTGCTGGTCCGCCCGGTTGCAGGCGGCCACGAGATTGTTGCCGGTGAACGGCGCTGGCGCGCTGCGCAGCTCGCCGGGCTCAGGGAAGTCCCGGTCTTTATTCGCGAACTCGATGACCGTCAGGCTCTGGCAGCAGGACTGATGGAAAACCTGCAGCGTCAGGACCTCAACGTGATGGACGAGGTCGACGCGAAGCTGACCCTCGTCGCCCTTACCCTTGGCCTGGAGCGGGACGCGGCCCGTACCCGGGTGATGCAGTTGCTCCGCGAGGAGGCTGGGCCAGATCACACGCTGCTGGAGGAGTTGTTTCGGCCACTCGGCGAGAGCTGGACTGCATTCGCCAAAAACAAGCTGCGGGTGCTGAACTGGCCGGCACCAGTGGTCGAGGCACTGCGCAAAGGTCTGCCACGCACCCTGGCGTCTCTGATTGTCTCTGCGCCCGAAGCGCATCACCCCGCGTTACTGAAGCTGGGCCTCGCTGGAGCGACACGTGAACAGCTGCAAGCTGAGATCAGCCGGTTGCCTGGGCCAGAGGTCAGCCGAAGTGATCCAGCCAGTGTGCTGGCGCGGAAACTGTCCAGCCGCCGCTTCCTGGCAAGCCTGACGCCCGACGCCCGCAAGGCATTGGACCGCTGGATTGCCAAAATGCCGGCAGAACTACGTACTCTTCTGGATGACTGA
- the nhaA gene encoding Na+/H+ antiporter NhaA, translated as MAFPPLPQSPFVRFVRSESFAGLLLVLTAIMAFIWANSPWRDVYFTLQHTHLALSAGTAALDLSLEHWVNDGLMAVFFLLVGLEIKRELLIGELASRRRATLAVAAAAGGMLLPGALYYLLNAGGLGASGWGVPMATDIAFALGVLALLGSRVPLGLKVFLTALAIVDDLGAVLVIALFYTESVNLTFLALAALTWGVALLAGLKGAPSMKVYAVLGILLWFFVLKSGLHATIAGVMLAFTVPIRKPDPSQYLASLTDAARPGRSEVVGARLRDLEDLLERSQSPLHRMEHALHPFVTFAVLPIFALVNAGVSVSGAGFGAISYGVMLGLLLGKPLGVVGGAWLAVRSGVASLPRRVTWFHMVGAGILAGIGFTMSLFVSNLAFEDVALLTQAKLGVLMASVLAAALGAGWLVVTSKKMPGTAQDF; from the coding sequence ATGGCGTTTCCCCCTCTCCCCCAATCTCCTTTCGTACGTTTTGTCCGCAGTGAGTCCTTCGCGGGCCTGCTCCTGGTCCTGACCGCGATCATGGCCTTTATCTGGGCCAACTCGCCGTGGCGCGACGTGTACTTCACGCTGCAGCATACGCACCTTGCACTGTCCGCCGGGACCGCAGCGCTGGATTTGTCATTGGAACACTGGGTCAACGACGGTCTGATGGCGGTGTTCTTTCTGCTTGTCGGACTGGAAATTAAACGAGAACTCCTGATTGGTGAACTGGCGTCGCGGCGCCGGGCCACGCTTGCAGTTGCTGCTGCTGCAGGAGGCATGCTGCTGCCTGGGGCGCTGTATTACCTTCTCAATGCCGGTGGTCTCGGTGCCTCCGGCTGGGGTGTGCCGATGGCAACAGATATTGCCTTTGCACTTGGTGTCCTTGCCTTGCTTGGCTCCAGGGTTCCACTCGGTCTTAAAGTCTTTCTGACGGCCCTGGCCATCGTAGACGATCTGGGCGCAGTCCTTGTCATAGCCCTCTTCTATACCGAAAGCGTGAATCTCACCTTCCTGGCGCTTGCAGCACTGACCTGGGGTGTGGCTCTCCTGGCCGGTCTAAAGGGCGCGCCAAGCATGAAAGTCTACGCTGTGCTGGGCATTCTGCTCTGGTTTTTCGTTCTGAAGTCGGGCCTGCACGCCACCATCGCGGGGGTCATGCTGGCCTTTACGGTGCCGATTCGCAAGCCGGATCCAAGCCAGTACCTGGCTTCCCTGACTGACGCCGCACGGCCTGGACGAAGTGAAGTCGTGGGTGCACGCCTCAGGGATCTGGAGGACCTGCTTGAGCGATCACAGAGTCCACTGCACAGAATGGAACATGCTCTGCATCCGTTCGTGACGTTCGCGGTCCTGCCGATCTTTGCACTCGTCAATGCCGGCGTCTCTGTAAGCGGCGCCGGCTTCGGTGCCATCTCGTACGGAGTGATGTTGGGCCTGTTGCTTGGCAAGCCCCTTGGTGTGGTCGGAGGTGCCTGGCTGGCAGTCCGGAGTGGCGTGGCCTCTCTCCCCCGACGCGTCACGTGGTTTCACATGGTGGGGGCCGGCATTCTGGCGGGGATTGGTTTTACCATGAGCCTGTTCGTGTCGAACCTGGCATTCGAAGATGTAGCCCTCCTGACCCAGGCGAAACTCGGCGTCCTTATGGCTTCCGTGCTTGCCGCAGCATTAGGAGCAGGCTGGCTCGTGGTGACATCAAAGAAAATGCCCGGTACAGCCCAAGACTTCTGA
- a CDS encoding ParA family protein encodes MITATVFNHAGGAGKTSIVRDVGYELARQGQRVLVVDLDPQANLTAWLGVVDVQMEQTVYQVATEGAELPEPVAVHGLHLIPSQVDLALAETGMLGVPGSQLFLQQALRTVQDRYDLVLVDSPPSVGQLAILGAAAADRLIVPVPTRTKGLNALPGLQKATNLYRRLRPELAMGLYVPTMYDARRTHDREVLALLRQHLSPLAEPVPERAAVWLDSTMAGEPVGVYKAGSPAHQDVLRLTDEVARSLGLKVNA; translated from the coding sequence ATGATCACAGCGACCGTGTTCAACCACGCGGGTGGTGCAGGCAAGACCAGCATCGTCCGCGACGTCGGTTATGAATTGGCCCGCCAGGGCCAGCGCGTTCTGGTAGTGGACCTCGATCCACAGGCCAACCTCACCGCATGGCTGGGTGTGGTTGACGTGCAGATGGAGCAGACGGTGTATCAAGTCGCCACAGAAGGTGCTGAGCTTCCAGAGCCTGTCGCCGTTCACGGACTTCACCTGATCCCTTCGCAGGTGGATCTGGCCCTGGCTGAGACTGGAATGCTGGGTGTGCCCGGCTCCCAGCTGTTTTTGCAACAGGCGCTGCGTACAGTACAGGACCGGTACGATCTGGTCCTGGTCGACAGCCCACCGAGTGTGGGGCAGCTGGCGATTCTTGGGGCTGCGGCAGCTGACCGGCTGATTGTGCCGGTCCCGACCCGAACCAAGGGACTGAATGCGCTGCCCGGCCTGCAGAAGGCCACCAACCTGTACCGCCGCCTGCGGCCGGAACTGGCGATGGGACTGTATGTGCCGACCATGTACGACGCGCGTCGTACCCACGACCGCGAAGTGCTCGCGCTTCTGCGTCAACACCTGAGCCCGTTGGCTGAGCCGGTGCCTGAGCGGGCAGCGGTGTGGCTCGACAGCACCATGGCTGGGGAGCCTGTGGGCGTCTATAAAGCGGGGTCACCTGCCCATCAGGATGTCCTGCGCCTCACAGATGAAGTGGCCCGGTCGCTTGGGCTCAAGGTGAACGCATGA
- a CDS encoding SDR family NAD(P)-dependent oxidoreductase, which produces MTNTASRRFDNRVVLVTGAAGGIGRAVAERFASEGARVAVNDIQVNAVREVVGSITASGGSALAVPADVADASQVDHMFTQIESTFGYVDVLYNNAGLIDTARHFLEADEAWWDRIIQVNLKSVFLCSHRAARTMVRRRRGVIISTSSGGATRAHRGNVAYDATKGGIEAMTRAMALDLAPYGVRVNGVVPGFINTYGLTDEQLRVREKTVPLGRYGVAEDMTGAALFLASDDAVYITGQFISVDGGVLVQQRSANVDTFPVEGFPVVEADLL; this is translated from the coding sequence ATGACCAACACAGCTTCCCGCCGATTTGACAACCGCGTCGTACTGGTGACTGGTGCCGCTGGAGGCATCGGTCGCGCCGTTGCCGAGCGCTTCGCCAGCGAGGGCGCACGTGTTGCCGTCAATGACATACAGGTCAACGCCGTTCGAGAAGTCGTGGGGTCTATCACGGCGTCAGGTGGTTCGGCGCTGGCTGTACCTGCTGATGTCGCGGACGCCTCGCAGGTCGACCACATGTTCACGCAGATCGAGTCGACCTTTGGATATGTCGATGTGCTGTACAACAACGCTGGCCTGATTGATACCGCGCGGCACTTTCTGGAGGCAGACGAGGCGTGGTGGGACCGTATCATCCAGGTCAACCTGAAAAGTGTCTTTCTATGCTCACATCGGGCCGCCCGCACCATGGTCCGGCGTCGGAGGGGCGTGATTATCAGCACCTCGTCAGGCGGCGCAACGCGCGCGCACCGCGGAAATGTCGCCTATGACGCAACGAAAGGGGGAATTGAAGCCATGACGCGCGCCATGGCCCTGGATCTGGCGCCCTATGGTGTGCGGGTGAACGGCGTGGTGCCGGGTTTCATCAACACCTATGGCCTCACAGACGAACAGTTGCGAGTCCGGGAGAAGACCGTTCCGCTGGGCCGCTACGGTGTGGCTGAGGATATGACGGGAGCAGCCCTGTTCCTTGCATCTGATGACGCCGTGTATATAACTGGTCAGTTTATTTCGGTAGACGGTGGGGTGCTGGTGCAGCAGCGGTCCGCAAACGTGGATACCTTCCCTGTGGAAGGCTTCCCGGTGGTCGAGGCCGACCTGTTGTGA